A window from Cydia amplana chromosome 12, ilCydAmpl1.1, whole genome shotgun sequence encodes these proteins:
- the LOC134652729 gene encoding uncharacterized protein LOC134652729, producing the protein MSPITQVPAEVPVSTAPSVTTAPTGSTTTTTPSSEVFRVGVRLPPFWPEEPAIWFSQVESQFDIAGITNDLTKFHYVVSQLDRQFAKEVRDIITNPPATDKYVKLKSELISRLSDTTERQIQQLLHHEELGDRKPSQFLRHLQALAAKRISDDVLRMMWTNRLPASIQTVLAGHPDASLDIIADLADRVHDIGPRCACSSQVASAGSEQPGSSGDTLAREIAALRGEVRALKMDREGGRSRSRNPSRSRRQSRSSTRSQSSYRKFPICWYHSRHGENASKCVQPCDYKKSGNATGSR; encoded by the coding sequence ATGTCGCCCATCACACAAGTACCGGCGGAAGTGCCTGTTTCCACTGCACCATCCGTCACAACTGCGCCTACCGGTTCCACTACAACAACGACTCCGTCATCCGAAGTTTTTAGAGTCGGAGTTCGACTTCCACCTTTTTGGCCGGAGGAACCCGCGATTTGGTTCTCGCAGGTTGAGAGTCAGTTCGACATAGCCGGCATCACCAATGACCTGACAAAGTTTCATTATGTCGTTAGCCAGTTAGATCGACAGTTTGCAAAGGAGGTCAGGGATATTATCACCAATCCACCGGCAACTGACAAATATGTTAAGCTGAAGAGCGAACTCATCAGTCGACTGAGCGATACTACCGAGCGACAGATCCAGCAACTCCTGCATCATGAAGAGCTGGGAGACCGTAAGCCTTCTCAGTTCCTGCGGCACCTGCAGGCTCTGGCAGCTAAGCGCATATCGGACGACGTTTTACGCATGATGTGGACCAACAGATTACCCGCGAGCATCCAAACCGTCCTCGCAGGGCATCCAGATGCTTCGTTGGACATTATCGCAGACCTTGCTGACAGGGTCCACGACATCGGCCCACGCTGCGCTTGTTCGTCGCAAGTCGCTTCTGCAGGCTCCGAGCAACCAGGCTCCAGCGGTGACACCTTGGCAAGGGAGATAGCTGCGCTCAGGGGAGAGGTTCGAGCCTTGAAGATGGACCGTGAAGGAGGAAGATCCCGCTCAAGGAATCCCAGCCGCTCCAGAAGGCAGAGTCGTTCCAGCACCAGGTCCCAGTCCAGTTATAGGAAATTTCCCATCTGCTGGTACCATTCTAGACATGGGGAGAACGCTAGCAAGTGCGTACAACCCTGCGACTACAAGAAGTCGGGAAATGCCACGGGCAGTCGGTAA